From the genome of Chanos chanos chromosome 5, fChaCha1.1, whole genome shotgun sequence, one region includes:
- the LOC115812355 gene encoding paraneoplastic antigen Ma1 homolog, giving the protein MALGSSSVLQGELVNWCKEAQIDTDHALLLIGAPVEVEVACIEDTVQTVKVLGRVRVRDTKIGPTATSLLVLCECREKIDPTRVPPEVLPMDSEEAWKIVFVRETEPASDGFAAKLSRLLQSEGKSMTDVQALLSPLSVSSPESVIHAVGELLEKTTKHSSEGTAYRRLRVFSGVVPTPAEEETMENWVEQAKLMIAECECTEKEKRKRIVESLKGPALEIVKAVRLSSNDASAAEYLVALESAFRTSESGEDLYFAFRLLRQNPGEALSEFLRRMERSLTKVVQKGGLPPGQVDRARVEQLIRGAVESDMMLLQLRLRERKESPPTFLSLLNEIREEEENEAIRRKLNATVKPVLPQDSLQPSQTEIQELRAEVKELRARLEGSRNPPAVPKAPEPKVKCSPKSAEALPDPDVQELKKQVRPFEDGHNGSLYEYSYIFFQTELEH; this is encoded by the exons ATGGCGTTAGGAAGTAGCTCTGTGTTACAGGGTGAACTTGTGAATTGGTGTAAAGAGGCGCAGATTGATACAGACCATGCATTGTTACTGATTGGTGCTCCAGTTGAGGTTGAGGTAGCCTGTATTGAAGACACGGTTCAAACTGTAAAAGTCTTGGGCAGAGTACGTGTCAGAGATACGAAGATAGGCCCAACTGCAACAAGTTTGTTGGTGCTATGTGAATGTCGTGAGAAGATAGATCCGACTCGTGTTCCCCCTGAGGTGTTGCCTATGGATAGTGAGGAGGCATGGAAgattgtgtttgtcagagaaacTGAGCCTGCCTCTGATGGCTTTGCTGCAAAACTTTCCAGACTTCTCCAGAGTGAAGGCAAATCTATGACTGATGTGCAGGCTTTGCTTTCCCCTCTTTCGGTTAGCTCTCCTGAATCAGTTATACATGCAGTTGGAGAACTGCTAGAAAAGACGACAAAACATTCCAGTGAAGGCACAGCTTACAGGCGTTTGCGTGTTTTCTCGGGTGTTGTTCCTACTCCGGCTGAAGAGGAAACAATGGAGAACTGGGTGGAACAGGCTAAATTGATGATTGCAGAATGTGAATGTACTGAAAAGGAAAAGCGTAAGCGTATAGTTGAAAGTCTGAAGGGTCCCGCCCTAGAGATTGTCAAGGCTGTTAGACTGTCTAGTAATGATGCTAGTGCAGCAGAGTATCTGGTAGCACTGGAAAGTGCGTTCAGGACATCTGAGTCTGGTGAAGATTTGTACTTCGCTTTCCGACTTCTTCGCCAAAATCCTGGTGAAGCTCTATCAGAGTTTCTCCGTCGAATGGAGAGGTCATTGACGAAAGTAGTACAGAAGGGAGGATTGCCACCTGGGCAAGTGGATAGAGCTAGGGTCGAGCAGCTCATCAGAGGGGCCGTAGAGTCTGACATGATGCTGCTTCAGTTaagattgagagaaagaaaagaatcgCCGCCCACTTTCTTGAGTCTCCTGAATGAGATCcgtgaggaagaggaaaatgaggCCATAAGGCGCAAGTTGAATGCCACTGTGAAGCCTGTGCTCCCTCAAGATTCTTTACAGCCGAGCCAAACTGAGATCCAAGAGCTAAGAGCTGAGGTTAAAGAGCTGCGTGCCAGACTAGAAGGGTCACGTAACCCGCCTGCAGTGCCCAAAGCCCCAGAACCTAAAGTGAAGTGTTCCCCTAAGAGTGCTGAGGCTCTACCAGACCCTGATGTGCAGGAGTTAAAGAAGCAAGTTCG GCCTTTTGAGGATGGACACAATGGGTCACTGTATGAATATAGCTATATCTTCTTCCAGACTGAACTGGAACATTGA